The Catenuloplanes niger genome includes a window with the following:
- a CDS encoding class I SAM-dependent methyltransferase — translation MQSSTAPGAFVQRFLRNPARVGTPAATSAAVSRQMAAPIPEHGDPLVVELGAGTGAVTEWIQHRLGGRGHHLAIEIDPVFAGLLRDRYPTVDVAESDAGRLPALLAERGLGQADVVVSALPWTLFSDEQARGILTAVAASMAPHGAFTTITLSMGSRMPGARRFRDALGATFEEVTQSRTFWRNPPPAFVYEAHRPRQRGAAPHS, via the coding sequence ATGCAGTCGAGCACCGCCCCCGGGGCCTTTGTCCAACGCTTCCTCCGCAACCCGGCCCGGGTCGGCACACCGGCGGCCACGTCCGCCGCGGTCAGCCGCCAGATGGCCGCACCGATACCCGAGCACGGCGACCCGCTGGTGGTCGAGCTCGGTGCCGGGACCGGCGCCGTCACCGAATGGATCCAGCACCGGCTCGGCGGCCGGGGCCACCACCTCGCGATCGAGATAGACCCGGTCTTCGCCGGCCTGCTCCGTGACCGGTACCCGACGGTCGACGTGGCCGAGTCCGACGCGGGCCGGCTCCCCGCGCTGCTGGCCGAGCGCGGTCTCGGCCAGGCCGACGTGGTCGTCAGCGCGCTGCCGTGGACGCTCTTCTCCGACGAGCAGGCGCGCGGCATCCTCACCGCGGTCGCCGCCTCGATGGCCCCGCACGGCGCGTTCACCACGATCACGCTCAGCATGGGCAGCCGCATGCCGGGCGCCCGCCGGTTCCGGGACGCGCTCGGCGCCACGTTCGAGGAGGTCACCCAGAGCCGCACGTTCTGGCGCAACCCCCCGCCGGCCTTCGTCTACGAGGCCCACCGCCCCCGGCAGCGCGGCGCCGCACCGCACAGCTGA
- a CDS encoding GNAT family N-acetyltransferase — protein MTDWTTRPETPTDIAAVRAVTAAAFDTPAEADLVDALRRDPAWIDGLSIVATLPDGTVAGHALLTRCHIGDVPALCLAPCSVAPAHQRTGAGSAAIRAALDAARATGEAFVVVLGHHTYYPRFGFRRASEAGIRLPIEVPDEAAMALTLDPARPLPAGTVRYAAPFGI, from the coding sequence ATGACCGACTGGACGACCCGGCCCGAGACGCCCACCGACATCGCGGCGGTCCGGGCCGTCACGGCCGCCGCGTTCGACACGCCCGCCGAGGCCGACCTGGTCGACGCGCTGCGCCGGGACCCGGCGTGGATCGACGGTCTGTCGATCGTGGCCACGCTGCCGGACGGCACGGTGGCCGGGCATGCGCTGCTGACCCGCTGCCACATCGGCGACGTGCCGGCGCTGTGCCTGGCGCCCTGCTCCGTCGCGCCCGCCCACCAGCGCACCGGCGCCGGGTCCGCCGCGATCCGGGCGGCGCTGGACGCGGCGCGCGCGACGGGCGAGGCGTTCGTGGTCGTGCTCGGCCACCACACCTACTACCCGCGGTTCGGCTTCCGCCGGGCGTCGGAGGCCGGCATCCGCCTGCCGATCGAGGTCCCCGACGAGGCCGCGATGGCGCTCACGCTCGACCCGGCACGGCCGCTGCCGGCGGGAACGGTCCGCTACGCCGCGCCCTTCGGGATCTGA
- a CDS encoding BTAD domain-containing putative transcriptional regulator produces MRFQVLGPVRAGETVLAPKPRALLAVLLAVRGRPVTVDRLVAELWPDGAPPTATATLQMHVSALRKAVGDRLRTVSAGYRLDLTGAVLDAAEFERTGALALWHGEAYDDVPAGPAVAADAARLAELRLDARRRWAEHALADGRHAEAATELAGWVAAEPTTEPLVRQLILALYRCGRAGDALRAHRRTAAALAALETTPSPALDALAEAVRRQDPTLDAPVPGVPARPNRFIGRRAELDRAIGLLGTARLLTVAGPGGAGKTRLSLELARSVAADHDAVHVVELAEHRDGPLDARLAAAIGAPEEPGVPLLDTITRRLTGRTLLILDNCEHVRPATAGLAGALLAAAPGLRLVATSRERLGLDGEVVFALDGLATPDAVRLLADRVAAARGGVALTPAEHEVAGELCRRLDGLPLAIELAAARLRALPLAEIMSRLDRRLDLLTGVAPAARHRTMRAAIDWGYDLLDRPQQELLRRLGVFGGGFDLTAAGAVAGTDALDPLTQLVDRSMVERRDGRYRLIETIREYARERLDPAERADAYRRLAGLCENRLATPPPVDGPAHTAWLAGIAADHDTITGAIDWALRDGDAAQGLRIAAGMWWYWWVAGRMAEGRARLGRALEASPPEPSAARAAALRAAASLARNSGDLTAARRLGEDCLAVLRSLGDAGRPGLVAALNNLLITAQAQEDYPASLEFGYEALRIAEERSDARMVAAASNNTAGTLRCLGRLDEAEELFTRALTGFRDLHDRRGEAAALSNLSTTARRRGRHAAARTAMRDSLAVYTELGIVEGQLDAIEGLAQLDVLDGDPADGLRLLALAERERSALGAPSFTPDEIADRTRAEEQARARLGAAAVARVYREATATTLAAAVAGLLAR; encoded by the coding sequence GTGCGATTCCAGGTGCTGGGGCCGGTCCGGGCCGGCGAGACCGTCCTGGCGCCGAAACCCCGGGCGCTGCTGGCCGTGCTGCTGGCCGTGCGCGGCCGACCGGTCACGGTCGACCGGCTGGTGGCCGAGCTGTGGCCGGACGGGGCGCCGCCGACCGCGACCGCCACGCTGCAGATGCACGTCTCCGCGCTGCGCAAGGCCGTCGGTGACCGGCTGCGCACCGTGTCCGCCGGGTACCGCCTCGACCTGACCGGCGCGGTGCTGGACGCGGCCGAGTTCGAGCGGACCGGCGCGCTGGCGCTGTGGCACGGCGAGGCGTACGACGACGTGCCCGCCGGACCGGCCGTCGCCGCCGACGCGGCCCGGCTCGCGGAGCTGCGCCTCGACGCCCGGCGGCGGTGGGCGGAGCACGCGCTCGCGGACGGCCGGCACGCCGAGGCCGCGACCGAGCTGGCCGGCTGGGTCGCCGCGGAACCCACCACCGAGCCGCTGGTCCGGCAGCTGATCCTCGCGCTGTACCGCTGCGGGCGGGCCGGGGACGCGCTGCGCGCCCACCGGCGGACGGCCGCCGCGCTCGCCGCGCTGGAGACCACGCCGAGCCCGGCGCTGGACGCGCTCGCCGAGGCGGTACGCCGGCAGGACCCCACGCTCGACGCCCCGGTCCCGGGCGTGCCCGCACGACCGAACCGGTTCATCGGCCGCCGCGCCGAACTCGACCGGGCGATCGGGCTGCTCGGCACCGCCCGGCTGCTCACCGTCGCGGGTCCGGGCGGCGCCGGCAAGACCCGGCTCAGCCTGGAGCTGGCCCGTTCCGTCGCGGCCGACCACGACGCGGTGCACGTCGTCGAGCTGGCCGAGCACCGCGACGGCCCGCTCGACGCCCGGCTGGCCGCCGCGATCGGCGCGCCCGAGGAGCCGGGCGTCCCGTTGCTGGACACGATCACCCGCCGGCTGACCGGGCGCACGCTGCTGATCCTGGACAACTGCGAGCACGTGCGGCCGGCCACCGCCGGGCTCGCCGGCGCGCTGCTGGCCGCCGCGCCCGGGCTGCGGCTCGTCGCGACCAGCCGGGAGCGGCTCGGCCTGGACGGTGAGGTGGTGTTCGCGCTGGACGGGCTCGCCACGCCGGACGCCGTGCGGCTGCTCGCCGACCGGGTCGCGGCGGCGCGCGGCGGGGTCGCGCTGACCCCGGCGGAACACGAGGTCGCCGGCGAGCTCTGCCGACGCCTCGACGGCCTGCCGCTCGCCATCGAGCTGGCCGCGGCCCGGCTGCGCGCGCTGCCGCTCGCCGAGATCATGTCGCGTCTCGACCGGCGGCTCGACCTGCTCACCGGCGTCGCCCCGGCCGCCCGGCACCGGACCATGCGCGCCGCCATCGACTGGGGGTACGACCTGCTCGACCGGCCGCAACAGGAGCTGCTGCGGCGGCTGGGCGTCTTCGGCGGCGGGTTCGACCTGACCGCCGCCGGCGCGGTGGCCGGCACCGACGCGCTCGACCCGCTCACCCAGCTCGTCGACCGGTCCATGGTCGAACGGCGGGACGGGCGCTACCGGCTGATCGAAACCATCCGTGAGTACGCCAGGGAGCGCCTCGACCCGGCCGAGCGCGCGGACGCGTACCGCCGGCTGGCCGGTCTCTGCGAGAACCGGCTCGCCACCCCGCCGCCGGTCGACGGGCCCGCGCACACCGCGTGGCTGGCCGGGATCGCCGCCGATCACGACACGATCACCGGCGCGATCGACTGGGCGCTGCGCGACGGCGACGCCGCACAAGGGCTGCGGATCGCGGCCGGGATGTGGTGGTACTGGTGGGTCGCCGGACGGATGGCCGAGGGACGCGCCCGGCTCGGACGCGCCCTCGAGGCGAGCCCGCCGGAGCCGTCGGCGGCCCGGGCGGCGGCGCTGCGGGCCGCCGCGTCGCTCGCCCGCAACTCCGGTGACCTCACGGCGGCCCGGCGGCTGGGTGAGGACTGTCTGGCCGTCCTCCGGTCACTCGGCGACGCGGGCCGGCCGGGCCTGGTCGCGGCGTTGAACAACCTGCTGATCACCGCGCAGGCGCAGGAGGACTACCCGGCGTCGCTGGAGTTCGGCTACGAGGCGCTGCGCATCGCGGAGGAGCGGTCCGACGCGCGGATGGTCGCGGCCGCGTCCAACAACACCGCGGGCACGCTGCGCTGCCTGGGCCGGCTGGACGAGGCGGAGGAGCTGTTCACGCGCGCTCTCACCGGCTTCCGTGACCTGCACGACCGCCGGGGTGAGGCCGCCGCGCTGTCCAACCTGTCCACCACCGCGCGGCGGCGCGGCCGGCACGCCGCCGCACGCACCGCCATGCGCGACTCGCTGGCCGTCTACACCGAACTCGGCATCGTCGAGGGTCAGCTGGACGCGATCGAGGGCCTGGCGCAGCTCGACGTGCTCGACGGCGACCCGGCCGACGGGCTGCGGCTGCTCGCGCTCGCCGAACGGGAACGCTCCGCGCTCGGCGCGCCGAGCTTCACACCCGACGAGATCGCCGACCGTACGCGGGCGGAGGAGCAGGCGCGGGCCCGGCTCGGCGCGGCGGCGGTGGCTCGCGTCTACCGGGAGGCGACCGCGACCACGCTCGCGGCGGCGGTGGCGGGGCTGCTCGCGCGCTGA
- a CDS encoding amidohydrolase family protein, giving the protein MAKGFSRRRVLGAGMGIGAGITLGGLPAAHASGGTGPSVAIVGATVIDGTGARPRRDMTVVVRGGRIADVGAARDVRVPGDAEVVDGRGKFVVPGFIDSHVHGSGQEQIDLPLFLANGVTTVRDMNGQAPLYDWRDRIAAGTLSGPRFRVASSIIDGNPSLLAGLGAPYVEVADAAEARAAVRAAVAGGADFIKVYVRLTPAAYHAIADECRRLGVTFVGHTPDAVPLTEASAAGQRSFEHVYTNWFATSSREAEIRHRLARITVGAGEFNSWFNQTHPLEVLAARSFDPARARTVFARLAADGAHQVPTLTHHRVFDLPESVALHEDRLRYLPAATRAGWQAQLEQVFLAGRTPQDVVEHRELFGARVRWIDAAHRAGVPVLAGTDTGTAYVYPGFSLHDELANLVEASFSPMRALQAATSAPARFLGLHDVGVVRRAAVADLAVLDADPLADIRNTRRVHAVVVRGELISAERRERMLRDVEAAAASGVLPARLAGCACTPVLPAA; this is encoded by the coding sequence ATGGCAAAGGGCTTTTCGCGACGGCGCGTGCTCGGCGCGGGCATGGGGATCGGGGCGGGAATCACGCTCGGTGGTCTGCCGGCGGCGCACGCGTCGGGCGGCACCGGGCCGTCGGTGGCGATCGTCGGGGCCACGGTGATCGACGGGACCGGGGCACGCCCGCGGCGTGACATGACGGTGGTGGTGCGGGGTGGACGCATCGCCGACGTCGGGGCCGCGCGGGACGTGCGGGTGCCGGGGGACGCGGAGGTGGTGGACGGGCGCGGGAAGTTCGTGGTGCCCGGGTTCATCGACTCGCACGTGCACGGGAGCGGACAGGAACAGATCGACCTGCCGTTGTTCCTCGCCAACGGCGTGACCACGGTCCGCGACATGAACGGGCAGGCGCCGCTGTACGACTGGCGGGACCGGATCGCGGCGGGCACGCTGTCCGGGCCGCGGTTCCGGGTGGCCAGCAGCATCATCGACGGGAACCCGTCGCTGCTCGCCGGGCTCGGAGCGCCGTACGTCGAGGTGGCGGACGCGGCCGAGGCCAGGGCGGCGGTGCGGGCGGCGGTGGCCGGGGGAGCCGACTTCATCAAGGTGTACGTGCGGCTGACCCCGGCCGCCTACCACGCGATCGCGGACGAGTGCCGCCGGCTGGGCGTCACGTTCGTCGGGCACACGCCGGACGCGGTTCCGCTGACCGAGGCGAGTGCGGCCGGGCAGCGCAGCTTCGAGCACGTCTACACGAACTGGTTCGCCACGTCGAGCCGGGAGGCGGAGATCCGCCACCGGCTCGCGCGGATCACGGTCGGCGCGGGCGAGTTCAACAGCTGGTTCAACCAGACGCATCCGCTGGAGGTGCTGGCGGCGCGCAGCTTCGACCCGGCGCGGGCCCGGACGGTCTTCGCCCGGCTCGCGGCCGACGGCGCGCACCAGGTACCCACGCTGACCCACCATCGGGTGTTCGACCTGCCGGAGTCCGTGGCGCTGCACGAGGACCGGCTGCGGTACCTGCCGGCCGCCACCCGGGCGGGCTGGCAGGCGCAGCTGGAGCAGGTCTTCCTGGCCGGCCGGACGCCGCAGGACGTGGTGGAGCACCGGGAGCTGTTCGGGGCCCGGGTGCGCTGGATCGACGCCGCGCACCGGGCCGGCGTGCCGGTGCTCGCCGGCACCGACACCGGGACCGCCTACGTCTACCCGGGATTCAGCCTGCACGACGAGCTGGCGAACCTCGTCGAGGCCAGCTTCAGCCCGATGCGGGCCCTGCAGGCGGCGACGAGCGCACCCGCCCGGTTCCTCGGGCTGCACGACGTGGGCGTCGTGCGGCGCGCCGCGGTCGCGGACCTCGCCGTGCTCGACGCCGACCCGCTCGCCGACATCCGTAACACCCGGCGCGTGCACGCCGTGGTGGTGCGCGGCGAGCTGATCAGCGCGGAGCGGCGGGAACGCATGCTCCGCGACGTCGAGGCGGCCGCGGCGTCCGGGGTGCTGCCCGCGCGCCTGGCCGGCTGCGCGTGTACCCCGGTGCTGCCGGCGGCCTGA
- a CDS encoding FAD-dependent monooxygenase, with protein MSRVLISGASIAGPALAYWLRRYGFDVMVVEKAGAVRGGGYPIDIRGTALEVVHRMGILPELRKAHVDTRRLTFLNPDGSVINSVRPDAVVRGVEGRDIEVRRGDLTEILYAAVRDDVEFRFGDGIASLDQRPDGVDVTFRSGLQRTFELVIGADGLHSNTRRLAFGPEARFHRYLGHCFAGFTMPNEHGLSHEGIAWSRPGRGAALYAAGAGEHVHGFLTFDRAEPPLDAFRDPDAQRDLVASVFAGDGWEIPRMVAAMRAADDLFFDVISQIRMPRWSAGRVALVGDAAYAPSFLTGQGTSLGLVGAYMLAGALAAEADHESAFAAFENGTRPFVELNQNLVGEGDSTLFPPTEEALAKRNEMLRGLDAVPPTEGRPEHSALTLPAFERRR; from the coding sequence ATGAGCAGAGTACTCATCTCCGGCGCGAGTATCGCCGGTCCCGCGCTGGCGTACTGGCTGCGGCGATACGGCTTCGACGTGATGGTGGTGGAGAAGGCGGGCGCGGTCCGCGGCGGCGGCTATCCGATCGACATCCGGGGAACCGCGCTCGAGGTCGTGCACCGGATGGGCATCCTGCCGGAGCTGCGGAAGGCCCACGTCGACACGCGGCGGCTCACGTTCCTGAACCCGGACGGCAGCGTGATCAACTCCGTCCGGCCGGATGCCGTCGTCCGCGGCGTCGAAGGCCGGGACATCGAGGTGCGGCGCGGTGACCTCACCGAGATCCTGTACGCCGCGGTCCGCGACGACGTGGAGTTCCGGTTCGGCGACGGCATCGCGTCGTTGGACCAACGCCCCGACGGCGTCGACGTGACCTTCCGCAGCGGGCTGCAGCGCACGTTCGAGCTCGTCATCGGCGCGGACGGCCTCCACTCGAACACCCGGCGCCTGGCCTTCGGGCCGGAGGCGCGGTTCCACCGGTACCTCGGCCACTGCTTCGCCGGTTTCACCATGCCCAACGAGCACGGCCTCTCGCACGAGGGCATCGCCTGGAGCCGCCCGGGACGCGGCGCGGCCCTCTACGCGGCCGGCGCCGGCGAGCACGTGCACGGCTTCCTCACCTTCGACCGGGCGGAACCGCCGCTGGACGCCTTCCGCGACCCCGACGCGCAACGCGACCTCGTCGCCTCGGTCTTCGCCGGCGACGGGTGGGAGATCCCCCGGATGGTGGCCGCGATGCGCGCGGCCGACGATCTGTTCTTCGACGTGATCAGTCAGATCCGCATGCCCCGATGGTCGGCCGGCCGGGTCGCGCTGGTCGGCGACGCCGCGTACGCCCCGTCGTTCCTGACCGGCCAGGGGACCAGCCTGGGTCTGGTCGGCGCGTACATGCTGGCCGGTGCCCTGGCCGCCGAGGCGGACCACGAGAGCGCGTTCGCGGCCTTCGAGAACGGCACCCGGCCGTTCGTCGAGCTGAACCAGAACCTCGTCGGCGAGGGCGACTCGACCCTCTTCCCGCCCACCGAGGAGGCCCTGGCGAAGCGCAACGAGATGCTGCGCGGCCTCGACGCCGTGCCGCCCACCGAGGGGCGGCCCGAGCACTCGGCGCTCACGCTCCCGGCGTTCGAGCGACGACGGTAG
- a CDS encoding MarR family winged helix-turn-helix transcriptional regulator yields the protein MSETTDTGEFDLLAVLPRLSQLGTVMTRSRLIERATESAGPDLDRPAISVLVTLHMGGGPLRVGEIAKRMQVVGPHITRQVHELERRGLARRIVDPLDQRARLVELTPAGTAAVDRYMRTVLGLLGDVLADWSPEDRRTFGRLLERFATDLTTRLHTLNDE from the coding sequence ATGAGCGAGACGACCGACACCGGCGAGTTCGATCTGCTGGCCGTGCTGCCCCGCCTGAGCCAGCTCGGCACGGTGATGACCCGGAGCCGCCTCATCGAGCGCGCCACCGAGAGCGCCGGCCCCGACCTGGACCGCCCTGCGATATCGGTGCTGGTCACGCTGCACATGGGAGGCGGCCCACTGCGCGTCGGCGAGATCGCCAAGCGGATGCAGGTGGTCGGCCCGCACATCACCCGCCAGGTGCACGAGCTGGAGCGGCGCGGCCTGGCCCGGCGCATCGTCGACCCCCTCGACCAGCGTGCCCGCCTGGTCGAGCTGACCCCGGCCGGCACCGCCGCCGTCGACCGCTACATGCGCACCGTGCTGGGCCTGCTCGGCGACGTCCTCGCCGACTGGTCCCCCGAGGACCGCCGCACCTTCGGCCGCCTCCTCGAACGCTTCGCCACCGACCTCACCACCCGCCTACACACCCTCAACGACGAGTAA
- a CDS encoding ATP-dependent helicase — protein sequence MPAYPPEKEALLEIGKRNVVIVAPPGCGKTEALALRAKGLIQSGEVRAPQRILALTFSNRARDNLNARLRITLGDALYLRCMTVSNFHGFAARVYRAHAATIGLSPESVMPEKGWLGSALQSLGANSKMARQAESIIREVKLKPFSDEQVLESLASMGADYALQVERLRISEDRLDFPDLLRHCQRILAVEAVSALYRGHFGGVLVDEFQDLTEQQLDIVMALGGDNMTLAGDPAQAIYSFAGADVEAVSRRIAELSDVKRVEFTQSYRSSPHVLKVVNAIGGPLGVPSLSSVEPEKWFNGGVVSCRKFVGEAEEADYVFDLCSALMVKDPKLSIGVISRVNYRRGTVDNRFRSTDLFPVRLWENPAYSPEVIKILRREVQKISLAGGLDEASKWDLLESGCLAAVEPTDVDLLADMQQALEFLSGEIAGGITLEASVLGLRVSENELAPIGPGAHLLNAHVGKGQQFDWVCVVGVEEGLIPDFRAKDAKSIAEERRTLLVMASRAKYGILATSVSHVNGLYGPRMVTVSRWWEILEGASTSQYANPRDLANVMTPNKEADAVESPADVAVNPTSG from the coding sequence ATGCCTGCGTATCCTCCCGAGAAAGAAGCGCTTCTTGAAATCGGTAAAAGAAATGTAGTAATAGTTGCACCTCCGGGTTGTGGAAAAACAGAGGCTCTAGCGCTTCGCGCTAAAGGGCTGATTCAATCTGGCGAGGTTAGGGCGCCGCAGCGAATTCTGGCGTTGACTTTCTCAAATCGGGCGCGCGACAACCTTAATGCAAGACTCCGCATCACTCTAGGTGATGCGCTCTATCTCCGTTGCATGACGGTTTCGAACTTTCACGGGTTTGCTGCCCGAGTTTATAGAGCGCATGCTGCAACTATCGGACTTTCTCCGGAGTCCGTAATGCCGGAAAAGGGTTGGCTTGGTTCGGCACTGCAATCCCTTGGGGCGAATTCTAAGATGGCTCGCCAGGCCGAATCGATCATCCGGGAAGTCAAGCTGAAGCCCTTTTCTGATGAACAGGTGCTTGAAAGTCTGGCGTCTATGGGCGCCGACTATGCCCTTCAGGTAGAGCGTCTTCGTATATCTGAAGATCGGTTGGACTTTCCGGACTTGTTGCGTCACTGTCAGCGCATCTTAGCGGTCGAAGCGGTGTCTGCTCTGTATAGAGGGCATTTCGGGGGAGTTCTCGTTGATGAGTTCCAGGACCTAACTGAGCAGCAGCTCGATATAGTGATGGCTCTAGGTGGAGATAATATGACGCTTGCGGGCGACCCGGCGCAAGCTATCTACTCCTTCGCGGGCGCTGACGTTGAGGCCGTATCGCGGCGCATTGCAGAGTTGTCAGACGTGAAAAGAGTCGAATTTACTCAATCATATCGTTCATCGCCTCACGTTTTGAAGGTCGTTAATGCCATTGGTGGGCCATTGGGAGTGCCTTCACTCTCTTCGGTGGAGCCGGAAAAATGGTTCAACGGTGGCGTCGTGTCATGCAGAAAATTTGTAGGTGAGGCGGAGGAGGCGGATTATGTATTCGACCTTTGTTCGGCTCTTATGGTGAAGGACCCGAAATTAAGTATTGGAGTCATCTCCAGGGTTAACTACCGCAGAGGTACTGTAGATAACCGCTTCCGATCAACGGATCTGTTCCCGGTTCGATTGTGGGAAAATCCGGCTTACAGCCCGGAGGTTATCAAGATTTTGCGAAGAGAAGTGCAGAAGATATCGTTGGCTGGCGGGCTGGACGAGGCGTCGAAGTGGGACTTGCTGGAGTCGGGCTGTTTGGCGGCTGTTGAGCCAACTGACGTAGATCTATTGGCGGATATGCAGCAGGCTCTCGAGTTCCTATCCGGCGAGATCGCGGGCGGCATCACGTTGGAGGCATCCGTCTTGGGGTTGCGTGTGTCCGAAAACGAACTGGCACCCATCGGCCCTGGGGCTCATCTGTTGAATGCGCATGTAGGAAAAGGGCAGCAGTTCGATTGGGTTTGCGTTGTCGGTGTCGAGGAAGGATTAATTCCGGACTTTAGGGCGAAAGATGCTAAGAGTATTGCGGAGGAGCGTCGTACCCTTTTAGTTATGGCATCCCGCGCCAAGTATGGAATTCTCGCCACTTCGGTTTCACATGTGAATGGCTTGTATGGTCCTCGGATGGTAACCGTATCTCGATGGTGGGAAATTCTGGAAGGTGCTTCGACTTCTCAGTATGCGAATCCCCGCGATTTAGCCAACGTTATGACTCCGAATAAAGAAGCGGATGCAGTGGAATCGCCTGCCGATGTGGCAGTTAACCCCACCTCGGGCTGA
- a CDS encoding ATP-dependent nuclease, whose product MRLRHVHIENYSRLPAIDLEIRRHAVIVGRNDAGKTSILRCLNYLLGSTMSQLYGGMKISDLADPIRAFVVRARLCDFADEERALFPDEISIDMAGEASLLIELRAEILAGEDVLSIRRYFPESGHARQPTRDQLNAIGWRYLPAARNGGKDILDGRDGALKTLLGGVDLTDELDHLSEAIFEFDSVLSSSPALEQLRRLLAQQLNEALPDGLVDSDLEIRSVVSAGDLLRAVAFYVKDGVHSRLITEQSDGLNALIAMACFDLAMAGANVVAIDEPETHLHPASQRALASLLAKGGNQKVIATHSPAIVQRFDPDDVIAFSPGKECRQLALGMVSAYDKTMAHWWTSSRLEPLTAKTLVLVEGVADRVILEAAFEAVHFNADGAGVSIVELGGAESFSAVYRLFGPQGFGIGITGLVDEDHEENWASVMGVDVSLLPDLGIMVARADLEHEYVDALGPSIVVQKLIDAGVLLPDKLMRDVGAMDVASVSSQGIRGFCGKSKRKVYSALAVAPLIEERHVSIMRGVRDLIGFLMKGR is encoded by the coding sequence ATGCGTTTGCGGCATGTGCATATTGAGAACTACTCGCGCTTACCTGCGATCGATCTGGAAATCCGGCGCCATGCTGTCATTGTTGGAAGGAATGATGCCGGCAAGACTTCAATCCTGCGGTGTTTAAACTATCTTCTTGGTTCCACGATGAGCCAGCTATACGGCGGCATGAAAATCTCCGATCTCGCGGACCCTATTCGTGCGTTCGTTGTCAGGGCCAGATTGTGTGATTTTGCGGATGAAGAACGTGCCCTCTTTCCTGATGAGATTTCTATTGACATGGCCGGCGAGGCGTCGCTTCTAATAGAGTTGCGCGCCGAAATCCTCGCCGGCGAGGACGTACTTTCTATTCGGCGATATTTTCCGGAGTCCGGTCACGCTAGGCAGCCTACGCGCGATCAGTTGAACGCGATCGGGTGGCGTTATCTGCCCGCGGCTAGGAATGGCGGCAAGGATATCCTCGATGGTCGAGATGGTGCGCTTAAAACGCTCTTGGGTGGTGTAGACCTTACTGATGAGCTCGATCATCTTAGTGAAGCAATCTTCGAATTCGATAGCGTCTTATCTTCTTCGCCTGCCTTGGAGCAATTGAGGAGGCTTCTGGCACAACAATTGAATGAGGCCCTCCCAGACGGCCTTGTAGATTCCGACCTGGAGATTCGGTCCGTCGTTTCGGCTGGCGATCTATTGCGAGCGGTCGCGTTCTATGTCAAAGATGGCGTGCATTCCCGTTTGATCACCGAGCAATCTGACGGTTTGAATGCCCTTATCGCGATGGCTTGCTTTGATTTAGCTATGGCGGGCGCGAACGTTGTGGCGATTGATGAGCCGGAGACTCACCTCCATCCGGCAAGTCAGCGCGCTCTAGCTTCGCTACTGGCGAAGGGCGGCAATCAAAAAGTTATCGCCACGCACTCGCCCGCGATCGTGCAGCGATTCGATCCGGACGACGTTATTGCCTTTTCTCCGGGTAAGGAATGTCGGCAACTTGCATTAGGCATGGTTTCGGCCTATGACAAAACGATGGCGCATTGGTGGACTAGTTCGCGTCTGGAGCCTCTAACTGCAAAGACGCTCGTCCTTGTGGAGGGTGTAGCTGATCGGGTAATTTTGGAAGCTGCTTTTGAGGCAGTGCATTTCAATGCTGACGGTGCCGGGGTGTCAATTGTTGAACTCGGCGGGGCCGAGAGTTTCAGCGCAGTTTATCGCCTTTTTGGCCCTCAAGGTTTTGGAATCGGTATCACGGGTCTAGTTGACGAAGATCATGAGGAGAACTGGGCGTCGGTGATGGGGGTCGACGTCTCATTGCTTCCAGATCTAGGGATTATGGTTGCCCGTGCGGATCTCGAACATGAATATGTGGATGCTCTTGGTCCGTCGATTGTTGTGCAGAAGCTGATTGATGCTGGAGTGCTGTTGCCTGACAAGCTGATGAGAGATGTGGGTGCGATGGACGTCGCTTCCGTCAGTTCGCAGGGCATTCGAGGTTTTTGCGGGAAAAGTAAGAGGAAAGTGTATTCCGCACTTGCGGTGGCGCCGTTAATCGAAGAAAGACACGTTTCGATAATGCGGGGAGTTCGTGACTTGATTGGCTTCCTGATGAAGGGGCGGTAG